A stretch of the Anaeromyxobacter sp. genome encodes the following:
- a CDS encoding thioredoxin domain-containing protein, with the protein MKQVSWILALVVGIAVGYFARGALVGGGQPARPGAALAAAGAPAAPRPARPQEDPKAVYRIPLDDSPVKGPADALVTVVESSDFECPFCKRVGPTLKQLEQAYPGKLRFAFKHNPLAFHQSALPAALATEEARVQKGDAGFWAMHDALFDSAPALDAAALERAAAQVGLDLPRFRAALAQKTHEPRIRRDQALVTSVGATGTPAFFVNGRKLSGAQPFESFRALVEEELKKAEALVASGTPASRVYAALIEKGAAAPVMVAGAAPAQPAAAPPAPATVYKKVPLRPDDPSRGPADAALTVVVFSDFQCPFCSRVEPTLKELEQAFPGQVRVVWKHQPLGFHPNARPAALAAEAAREQGKFWPMHDKMFAAQQELSPAAYERWAREIGLDLPRFKASVAASRGEPRVAEDQALAQQVGANGTPTMFFNCRQVVGALPIAMMRPVAEEELKKVEALLAKGARRGPALHGLACDANLAAAPAAPAPAAAVEAPAPGAPAKVDLRPDDPVKGNPRAPVTVVVFSDFQCPFCSRVEPTLKQVEAAYGDKVRIAWKHKPLPFHPHALPAAEAAEAAREQGKFWPMHDKMFAAQQELSPAAYERWAREIGLDLPRFKASLASGRNKARIQEDDAQASRLGIDGTPTMVVNGEKVVGAVPFENLKQVIDRQLAAAKR; encoded by the coding sequence ATGAAGCAGGTCAGCTGGATCCTGGCGCTGGTGGTGGGCATCGCGGTCGGCTACTTCGCACGCGGCGCGCTGGTGGGCGGCGGACAGCCGGCCCGCCCGGGCGCCGCGCTCGCCGCGGCGGGAGCGCCCGCCGCGCCCCGCCCGGCCCGCCCCCAGGAGGATCCCAAGGCCGTCTACCGGATCCCGCTGGACGACTCGCCCGTCAAGGGCCCGGCCGACGCGCTGGTCACCGTGGTGGAGTCCTCGGACTTCGAGTGCCCCTTCTGCAAGCGGGTGGGCCCCACGCTCAAGCAGCTGGAGCAGGCCTACCCGGGCAAGCTGCGCTTCGCCTTCAAGCACAACCCGCTGGCCTTCCACCAGAGCGCGCTGCCGGCGGCGCTGGCGACCGAGGAGGCGCGCGTGCAGAAGGGCGACGCCGGCTTCTGGGCCATGCACGACGCCCTCTTCGACTCGGCCCCGGCCCTCGACGCCGCGGCGCTGGAGCGGGCCGCCGCGCAGGTGGGGCTGGACCTGCCCCGCTTCCGGGCCGCGCTGGCGCAGAAGACCCATGAGCCGCGCATCCGCCGCGACCAGGCGCTGGTCACCTCGGTGGGCGCCACCGGCACCCCGGCCTTCTTCGTCAACGGCCGCAAGCTCTCGGGCGCCCAGCCCTTCGAGAGCTTCCGCGCCCTGGTGGAGGAGGAGCTCAAGAAGGCCGAGGCGCTGGTGGCCTCCGGCACGCCGGCGTCCCGCGTCTACGCCGCGCTCATCGAGAAGGGCGCCGCGGCCCCGGTGATGGTGGCCGGCGCCGCCCCGGCCCAGCCCGCCGCCGCCCCGCCCGCGCCCGCCACCGTCTACAAGAAGGTGCCGCTGCGGCCCGACGACCCGTCGCGCGGCCCGGCCGACGCCGCGCTCACGGTGGTGGTCTTCTCCGACTTCCAGTGCCCCTTCTGCTCGCGCGTCGAGCCCACCCTCAAGGAGCTGGAGCAGGCCTTCCCCGGCCAGGTCCGGGTGGTCTGGAAGCACCAGCCGCTCGGCTTCCACCCCAACGCCCGCCCGGCCGCCCTGGCCGCCGAGGCGGCCCGCGAGCAGGGCAAGTTCTGGCCCATGCACGACAAGATGTTCGCGGCGCAGCAGGAGCTCTCGCCGGCCGCCTACGAGCGCTGGGCCCGGGAGATCGGCCTCGACCTGCCCCGCTTCAAGGCCTCCGTGGCGGCCAGCCGGGGTGAGCCGCGCGTCGCCGAGGACCAGGCGCTGGCCCAGCAGGTGGGCGCCAACGGCACCCCCACCATGTTCTTCAACTGCCGCCAGGTGGTGGGCGCGCTGCCCATCGCCATGATGCGCCCGGTGGCCGAGGAGGAGCTCAAGAAGGTCGAGGCGCTCCTCGCCAAGGGGGCCAGGCGTGGCCCCGCCCTCCACGGGCTGGCCTGCGACGCCAACCTGGCCGCCGCCCCCGCCGCCCCGGCCCCGGCCGCCGCGGTCGAGGCGCCCGCCCCGGGCGCGCCGGCCAAGGTCGACCTGCGGCCCGACGACCCGGTCAAGGGCAACCCCAGGGCCCCGGTCACGGTGGTGGTCTTCTCCGACTTCCAGTGCCCCTTCTGCTCGCGCGTCGAGCCGACGCTCAAGCAGGTGGAGGCGGCCTACGGCGACAAGGTCCGCATCGCCTGGAAGCACAAGCCGCTGCCCTTCCACCCGCACGCGTTGCCGGCGGCCGAGGCGGCCGAGGCGGCCCGCGAGCAGGGCAAGTTCTGGCCCATGCACGACAAGATGTTCGCGGCGCAGCAGGAGCTCTCGCCGGCCGCCTACGAGCGCTGGGCCCGGGAGATCGGCCTCGACCTCCCCCGCTTCAAGGCCTCGCTGGCCTCGGGCCGCAACAAGGCCCGCATCCAGGAGGACGACGCGCAGGCCTCCCGGCTGGGCATCGACGGCACCCCCACCATGGTGGTGAACGGGGAGAAGGTGGTGGGGGCGGTGCCCTTCGAGAACCTGAAGCAGGTCATCGACCGCCAGCTGGCCGCGGCCAAGCGCTAG
- a CDS encoding sulfurtransferase TusA family protein has product MLQPSPLPAPALTLDTSGLLCPIPIVRTAAAVRGLEVGAVLLVIATDPGIATDMPLWCRATRHEHLATFRDGPSWKSYVRKRGRG; this is encoded by the coding sequence GTGCTTCAGCCGTCCCCGCTCCCCGCGCCCGCGCTCACCCTCGACACCTCGGGGCTCCTCTGCCCCATCCCGATCGTCAGGACGGCGGCGGCGGTGCGGGGGCTCGAGGTGGGCGCCGTGCTGCTGGTGATCGCCACCGATCCGGGCATCGCCACCGACATGCCCCTGTGGTGCCGCGCCACGCGCCACGAGCACCTCGCGACCTTCCGCGACGGGCCGAGCTGGAAGAGCTACGTGCGCAAGCGAGGGCGGGGCTGA
- a CDS encoding thiamine biosynthesis protein, which produces MAKQGKAIAMISGGLDSTLAVAMIRAQGVAVKAINFYTGFCITETQRRKGGRQDGTVPENEVLKAAADLDVDIEYVDISGDAYMKMLLEPRYGYGANANPCVDCRIFMMRKAKEIMEAEGADFIFTGEVLGQRPKSQRRDTLWVIEREAGLKGRLVRPLSARLLPPSIPEQEGILDRSRLGDLSGRGRTRQIAMAREMGLVEWPQPAGGCCFLTDESFSKKFFDILGQREVAGEPRTIDQHDVVLLTTGRHFRLSPTTKLMVGRTEVENGTLQTYADGYDRLMATRHTGPVGLVDGTPTWEERQLAAAIVARYGKGKDEAAVEIEWRDADGAVELLSVAPLADEARLEVMRI; this is translated from the coding sequence ATGGCGAAGCAGGGCAAGGCGATCGCGATGATCTCCGGCGGGCTCGACTCGACGCTGGCGGTGGCCATGATCCGCGCCCAGGGCGTGGCGGTGAAGGCCATCAACTTCTACACCGGCTTCTGCATCACCGAGACCCAGCGGCGCAAGGGCGGGCGGCAGGACGGCACGGTGCCGGAGAACGAGGTCCTGAAGGCCGCGGCGGACCTCGACGTGGACATCGAGTACGTCGACATCTCGGGCGACGCCTACATGAAGATGCTCCTCGAGCCGCGCTACGGGTACGGCGCCAACGCCAACCCGTGCGTCGACTGCCGCATCTTCATGATGAGGAAGGCCAAGGAGATCATGGAGGCCGAGGGGGCCGACTTCATCTTCACCGGCGAGGTGCTGGGGCAGCGCCCCAAGAGCCAGCGGCGCGACACCCTGTGGGTCATCGAGCGCGAGGCGGGGCTGAAGGGCAGGCTGGTGCGGCCGCTCTCGGCCAGGCTCCTGCCGCCGTCCATCCCGGAGCAGGAGGGGATCCTCGACCGGTCCCGGCTGGGCGACCTCAGCGGGAGGGGCCGGACCCGCCAGATCGCGATGGCCCGGGAGATGGGGCTGGTGGAGTGGCCCCAGCCGGCCGGCGGCTGCTGCTTCCTGACCGACGAGTCCTTCTCGAAGAAGTTCTTCGACATCCTCGGGCAGCGCGAGGTGGCCGGCGAGCCGCGGACCATCGACCAGCACGACGTGGTGCTGCTCACCACCGGCCGCCACTTCCGGCTCTCGCCGACCACCAAGCTGATGGTGGGGCGCACGGAGGTGGAGAACGGCACGCTGCAGACCTACGCCGACGGGTACGATCGGCTCATGGCGACCCGGCACACCGGGCCGGTCGGCCTGGTCGACGGCACGCCCACCTGGGAGGAGCGCCAGCTCGCCGCCGCCATCGTCGCCCGCTACGGCAAGGGGAAGGACGAGGCCGCGGTGGAGATCGAGTGGCGCGACGCCGACGGCGCGGTCGAGCTGCTCAGCGTGGCGCCGCTGGCCGACGAGGCCCGGCTCGAGGTGATGCGTATCTGA
- a CDS encoding penicillin-binding protein, translating into MHRPSHPTLALLVALALAAPGLARAQDPAGRVLGPRRLDPESGRYVAAYGSGQALLTFDPRLQRRLQKTLVDSNSPYAATVLLDPRTGRILAMAEYSRAEPERTDGLALRAVAPAASIFKIVTAAALLEEGYSPDEPVCYHGGRHRLAPKLLADDARRDRACLPLTAAFGHSANVVFAKLADRGLSADRLRGQAARFLFNSPIPFATPVEPSRAAIPDDRFGLASAAAGFGDVRLSALHAALLGAVVANKGVLVPPWLVELVEGGEALPSLEPIRVIDERVAEQLAAMMRETVRRGTATRVFARPPRELRGVAVAGKTGSLNERSPFRDHSWFVGFAPADEPRVVVATVIVNGPLWRVRAPWVAREALVAYFADQVAQVARSAGPVRLARRGR; encoded by the coding sequence ATGCACCGCCCCTCCCATCCGACGCTGGCACTCCTGGTCGCCCTGGCGCTCGCCGCGCCGGGGCTGGCGCGCGCGCAGGATCCGGCGGGCCGGGTCCTCGGCCCGCGCCGGCTCGATCCGGAGTCGGGTCGCTACGTGGCGGCGTACGGCAGCGGGCAGGCGCTCCTCACCTTCGACCCGCGCCTCCAGCGGCGCCTCCAGAAGACGCTGGTCGACTCCAACTCGCCCTACGCCGCCACGGTCCTCCTCGACCCGCGCACCGGCCGGATCCTGGCGATGGCGGAGTACTCCAGGGCGGAGCCGGAGCGGACCGACGGCCTGGCGCTGCGCGCGGTGGCCCCGGCGGCCTCCATCTTCAAGATCGTCACGGCCGCGGCGCTGCTGGAGGAGGGCTACTCGCCGGATGAGCCGGTCTGCTACCACGGCGGCCGCCACCGGCTGGCCCCCAAGCTCCTGGCCGACGACGCCCGCCGGGACCGCGCCTGCCTGCCCCTGACGGCGGCCTTCGGCCACTCCGCCAACGTGGTGTTCGCCAAGCTGGCCGACCGCGGCCTCAGCGCCGACCGCCTGCGCGGCCAGGCCGCGCGGTTCCTCTTCAACTCGCCCATCCCCTTCGCCACCCCGGTGGAGCCCTCCCGCGCAGCCATCCCGGACGACCGCTTCGGCCTCGCCAGCGCCGCCGCCGGCTTCGGGGACGTCCGGCTCTCGGCGCTGCACGCGGCGCTGCTGGGGGCGGTGGTGGCCAACAAGGGGGTGCTGGTGCCGCCCTGGCTGGTCGAGCTGGTGGAGGGCGGCGAGGCGCTCCCCTCCCTCGAGCCCATCCGCGTCATCGACGAGCGCGTGGCCGAGCAGCTGGCCGCCATGATGCGCGAGACGGTGCGGCGCGGCACCGCCACCCGGGTCTTCGCCCGGCCGCCCCGCGAGCTGCGAGGCGTGGCCGTGGCGGGCAAGACCGGCTCCCTCAACGAGCGCTCCCCCTTCCGCGATCACAGCTGGTTCGTCGGCTTCGCGCCGGCCGACGAGCCGCGGGTGGTGGTGGCCACGGTGATCGTGAACGGACCGCTCTGGCGGGTGCGAGCCCCGTGGGTGGCCCGCGAGGCCCTGGTCGCCTACTTCGCCGACCAGGTGGCGCAGGTGGCCCGGTCGGCCGGGCCGGTGCGGCTGGCTCGCCGCGGGCGCTGA
- a CDS encoding DUF4388 domain-containing protein, translated as MGSFAVLPLPDLLDLLGRRRLDGSLTCERGTVRKTLHLSAGAAVGAASNDPREYLGQLLINFGHLSEEQLQKAFQTQEETKVRLGKVLTMVGLVTAETVKEVLAIKIRETILDVFLWDSGLFSFDDGQHLPVDELDAVVPLTDVLREAEFRTTAWNAFRGEFPTGAAALVVEEARVPKALGADTLDGRLLALAREGKSIDEIGLALHATDFHLYQRLYSLARQGLLRAAPARPGPAELAEGEVAAAADLLDQARDLLADGLTGDAELLAARAVVMSPGSEQARAVLAEAEARLLDRLRAELVDAPRVPVLLVKAADIAQLRLSSPDKYLLSRCDGQRTVRQIMLIAPLKELEVLKALRRFADGEVVRLRDAAG; from the coding sequence ATGGGCAGCTTCGCGGTCCTCCCGCTCCCCGACCTGCTCGACCTGCTCGGCCGGCGGCGGCTCGATGGCTCGCTCACCTGCGAGCGCGGCACGGTGCGCAAGACCCTCCACCTCAGCGCTGGCGCCGCGGTGGGCGCCGCCTCCAACGACCCGCGCGAGTACCTCGGGCAGCTCCTCATCAACTTCGGCCACCTCTCCGAGGAGCAGCTCCAGAAGGCCTTCCAGACCCAGGAGGAGACCAAGGTCCGCCTCGGCAAGGTGCTCACCATGGTCGGGCTGGTGACGGCCGAGACGGTCAAGGAGGTCCTGGCCATCAAGATCCGCGAGACCATCCTGGACGTCTTCCTGTGGGACTCGGGGCTGTTCTCCTTCGACGACGGGCAGCACCTCCCGGTGGACGAGCTGGACGCCGTGGTGCCGCTGACCGACGTCCTCCGCGAGGCCGAGTTCCGGACCACCGCCTGGAACGCCTTCCGCGGCGAGTTCCCCACCGGCGCCGCCGCGCTGGTGGTGGAGGAGGCCCGCGTGCCGAAGGCCCTGGGGGCCGACACGCTGGACGGGCGGCTGCTGGCGCTGGCCCGCGAGGGCAAGAGCATCGACGAGATCGGCCTGGCGCTGCACGCCACCGACTTCCACCTCTACCAGCGCCTCTACTCCCTGGCGCGGCAGGGGCTGCTGCGGGCGGCGCCGGCCCGACCCGGCCCGGCGGAGCTCGCCGAGGGGGAGGTGGCCGCGGCGGCCGACCTGCTGGACCAGGCCCGGGACCTGCTGGCGGACGGGCTGACCGGTGACGCCGAGCTCCTGGCGGCGCGGGCGGTGGTGATGTCGCCGGGGTCGGAGCAGGCGCGGGCGGTGCTGGCGGAGGCCGAGGCCCGGCTGCTCGATCGGCTGCGCGCCGAGCTGGTCGACGCGCCGCGGGTGCCGGTGCTGCTGGTGAAGGCCGCCGACATCGCCCAGCTCCGGCTCTCCAGCCCGGACAAGTACCTGCTGAGCCGCTGCGACGGACAGCGAACGGTCCGGCAGATCATGTTGATCGCACCGCTCAAGGAGCTGGAGGTCCTGAAGGCGCTGCGACGCTTCGCCGACGGCGAGGTGGTGCGGCTGCGCGACGCGGCGGGGTGA
- a CDS encoding TlpA family protein disulfide reductase: protein MPYNELVTAPVPVLAPSIELPTADGGRFSLAAARGQVVMVNFWATWCPPCAKEMPSMVKLGQDLARAHPGKFRLVAVSVDEAPDAVAKFFAAPPYRGLPKDVVVALEPGAGDVTRGYYCGGRGACRPEDVKFPETYIVDRDGRIVALVVGDIDWSTPATRKYLEALIPG, encoded by the coding sequence ATCCCCTACAACGAGCTGGTCACCGCGCCGGTGCCGGTCCTGGCCCCATCCATCGAGCTGCCCACCGCTGACGGCGGGCGCTTCTCGCTCGCCGCGGCCAGGGGGCAGGTGGTGATGGTGAACTTCTGGGCCACCTGGTGCCCGCCCTGCGCCAAGGAGATGCCCAGCATGGTGAAGCTGGGCCAGGACCTGGCGCGCGCCCACCCGGGCAAGTTCCGGCTGGTGGCCGTCTCGGTCGACGAGGCGCCGGACGCGGTGGCGAAGTTCTTCGCGGCGCCGCCGTACCGAGGCCTGCCGAAGGACGTGGTCGTGGCGCTCGAGCCCGGCGCCGGCGACGTGACCCGCGGCTACTACTGCGGCGGTCGAGGGGCGTGCCGGCCGGAGGACGTGAAGTTCCCGGAGACCTACATCGTGGACCGGGATGGTCGGATCGTGGCGCTGGTGGTGGGCGACATCGACTGGTCCACCCCGGCGACGCGAAAATACCTGGAAGCGCTGATCCCGGGCTGA
- a CDS encoding dihydrodipicolinate reductase, translating into MADGGIPVVVLGLGEVGRAITRRVLAHPDLDLVGAVDSGAGIAGRPLDALLGAPAKGLSVGSDAAAALLMAKGGVAIMATTSSFEKALPQIQQAVRAGCSVVSTCEELAWPWLNHEAAAEALDALCEKHDVAVVGTGVNPGFALDRLPAFLAQVMGEVRHVRGLRVVDLASRRDALRKKAGVGLSEAAFQLADERGEVGHVGLAESAALAAAGCGLEVDEVEEELSPLLAEEAAHGVQVGQVAGMQQVARAFSEGREVVRLELIFALGVDHPRDEVELDADPPLRAVVPGGIPGEAATVNAVIHAALAVTERRGLVSVLDLPAGR; encoded by the coding sequence GTGGCTGACGGTGGCATTCCTGTCGTGGTCCTGGGGCTCGGCGAGGTCGGCCGGGCCATCACCCGCCGCGTCCTCGCCCACCCTGACCTCGATCTGGTCGGCGCGGTGGACAGCGGCGCCGGGATCGCCGGCCGCCCGCTCGACGCCCTGCTCGGAGCGCCGGCGAAAGGGCTCTCGGTCGGGTCGGACGCCGCCGCCGCGCTCCTGATGGCCAAGGGCGGCGTCGCCATCATGGCGACCACCTCCTCCTTCGAGAAGGCGCTGCCCCAGATCCAGCAGGCGGTCCGCGCGGGCTGCTCGGTGGTCTCCACCTGCGAGGAGCTGGCCTGGCCGTGGCTCAACCACGAGGCCGCCGCCGAGGCGCTCGACGCGCTCTGCGAGAAGCACGACGTGGCGGTGGTGGGCACCGGCGTGAACCCGGGCTTCGCGCTGGACCGGCTCCCGGCCTTCCTGGCCCAGGTGATGGGCGAGGTGCGCCACGTGCGCGGCCTGCGGGTGGTGGACCTCGCCTCGCGCCGCGACGCCCTGCGCAAGAAGGCGGGCGTGGGCCTGAGCGAGGCCGCCTTCCAGCTGGCCGACGAGCGGGGCGAGGTGGGCCACGTCGGCCTGGCCGAGTCGGCGGCGCTGGCCGCGGCCGGCTGCGGCCTCGAGGTGGACGAGGTGGAGGAGGAGCTCTCGCCGCTGCTGGCCGAGGAGGCCGCCCACGGCGTCCAGGTGGGCCAGGTGGCCGGGATGCAGCAGGTGGCGCGCGCCTTCTCCGAGGGGCGCGAGGTGGTGCGCCTCGAGCTGATCTTCGCCCTCGGCGTGGACCACCCGCGCGACGAGGTGGAGCTGGACGCCGACCCGCCGCTGCGCGCGGTGGTGCCCGGGGGCATCCCGGGCGAGGCGGCCACCGTCAACGCAGTCATCCACGCGGCGCTGGCCGTGACCGAGCGCCGCGGCCTGGTCTCGGTGCTCGACCTGCCGGCCGGACGCTAG
- a CDS encoding MaoC family dehydratase N-terminal domain-containing protein, with protein MLDKTLIGRESEPAVVEVEKGAIRRFAEALGDPNPLALDEAAARAAGHASLVAPPTFAVTLGWNDRFRHSLDLGTRSMLHGDQSFEYLRPIVAGDRLTVKSRVADVQERAGASGPMDVLVIEDEGRDEKGGLVFKARATFILRRG; from the coding sequence ATGCTCGACAAGACGCTCATCGGCCGCGAGAGCGAGCCCGCCGTGGTGGAGGTGGAGAAGGGGGCCATCCGGCGCTTCGCCGAGGCCCTCGGCGACCCCAACCCGCTGGCGCTCGACGAGGCGGCGGCCCGCGCCGCGGGCCACGCCAGCCTGGTGGCCCCGCCCACCTTCGCGGTGACGCTCGGGTGGAACGATCGCTTCCGCCACTCGCTCGACCTGGGCACCCGCTCCATGCTGCACGGCGACCAGTCCTTCGAGTACCTGCGCCCCATCGTGGCGGGCGACCGCCTCACCGTGAAGAGCCGGGTGGCGGACGTGCAGGAGCGCGCCGGGGCCAGCGGGCCCATGGACGTCCTGGTGATCGAGGACGAGGGCCGGGACGAGAAGGGCGGACTGGTCTTCAAGGCGCGCGCCACCTTCATCCTGCGGCGGGGGTAA
- a CDS encoding MaoC family dehydratase N-terminal domain-containing protein, producing the protein MTITARQLYFEAVKVGDELPPLVKPPVDRLQVARYVGAAQDWNPLYIDEPHARTAGFPSAFAPGMLGMGFLGELATDWVRGARLRRFQSRFVKIVWPNDVLTVRGRVSDRRFEPGGAYGIDIEVWAENQRGELVTRGLATFQLYYSAEDEARQRAGQPPLVTTLEEEEARLARLSRAQPPRPVVPPRPMQPARPLAAPPPPAPPKAPGQASALRLVPPPQARPAVPPRPPAPPARPAPTAAKVPPARPAAQKAAPPKPSAPPKKGSPAKAPPRPAKVAARQAPARPAAATRKPPPKKPAKAPPRASRPTTKKAGGKKK; encoded by the coding sequence ATGACCATCACGGCACGCCAGCTCTACTTCGAGGCGGTCAAGGTCGGCGACGAGCTGCCGCCGCTGGTGAAGCCGCCGGTGGACCGGCTGCAGGTCGCGCGCTACGTCGGGGCGGCGCAGGACTGGAACCCGCTCTACATCGACGAGCCGCACGCCAGGACCGCCGGCTTCCCCAGCGCCTTCGCGCCCGGGATGCTGGGCATGGGCTTCCTGGGCGAGCTGGCCACCGACTGGGTGCGGGGCGCGCGGCTGCGCCGCTTCCAGAGCCGCTTCGTCAAGATCGTCTGGCCCAACGACGTGCTGACGGTGCGCGGCCGGGTCTCCGACCGGCGCTTCGAGCCGGGCGGCGCCTACGGCATCGACATCGAGGTGTGGGCCGAGAACCAGCGCGGCGAGCTGGTGACGCGTGGCCTGGCCACCTTCCAGCTCTACTACTCGGCCGAGGACGAGGCGCGGCAGCGCGCTGGCCAGCCGCCGCTGGTGACCACGCTGGAGGAGGAGGAGGCCCGGCTGGCCCGCCTGTCGCGCGCCCAGCCGCCGCGCCCGGTGGTCCCGCCCCGCCCCATGCAGCCGGCCCGTCCCCTGGCGGCGCCCCCGCCGCCCGCGCCCCCCAAGGCGCCGGGCCAGGCCTCCGCCCTCCGGCTGGTCCCGCCGCCCCAGGCCCGCCCGGCCGTGCCGCCGAGGCCCCCGGCGCCGCCCGCCAGGCCGGCGCCGACCGCGGCCAAGGTCCCCCCCGCCAGGCCGGCCGCGCAGAAGGCCGCCCCGCCGAAGCCATCCGCCCCGCCGAAGAAGGGGTCGCCGGCCAAGGCGCCCCCGCGACCGGCCAAGGTCGCCGCTCGCCAGGCGCCGGCCAGGCCGGCCGCGGCCACCAGGAAGCCGCCGCCGAAGAAGCCGGCCAAGGCGCCGCCCAGGGCCAGCCGGCCCACCACGAAGAAGGCCGGCGGGAAGAAGAAGTAG
- a CDS encoding aminotransferase class I/II-fold pyridoxal phosphate-dependent enzyme, giving the protein MASDKLGTLAVHGGEDQVLCVPSVNTPVYQTTTYRFDTAADAAAYLDAPEGKWLYSRLENPTVLAAERKVALLEGTELACCFASGMAAIHAALVGHLSAGDALLVADTIYGQTTRLARTLLARFGVQVLEAPLSELAEAARTAPSNVKVLLFETPTNPTMRVVDVGAVAAACRARGILSLLDATFATPINLRPALLGVDLVLHSATKYLNGHCDHLAGVVAGNRRVLAPVFEVRRTAGGNMDPAVAYDLIRGMKTLEVRVERQNATALSLAEALERHPAVERVHYPFLASHPDHALARRLLRGGGGVLSLSVKGGYQACARVHDALRIVARASSLGGVESLASIPVISSHRNATPAELAAQGIDRGLLRLSVGLEDRDDLLADLTQALGKA; this is encoded by the coding sequence ATGGCGAGCGACAAGCTGGGCACCCTGGCGGTGCACGGCGGCGAGGACCAGGTGCTGTGCGTCCCCTCCGTCAACACCCCGGTCTACCAGACCACCACCTACCGCTTCGACACGGCCGCGGACGCCGCCGCCTACCTCGACGCGCCGGAGGGGAAGTGGCTCTACTCGCGGCTGGAGAACCCCACCGTCCTGGCCGCCGAGCGGAAGGTGGCGCTGCTGGAGGGGACCGAGCTGGCCTGCTGCTTCGCCTCCGGCATGGCCGCCATCCACGCGGCGCTGGTGGGCCACCTCTCGGCCGGTGACGCCCTGCTGGTGGCCGACACCATCTACGGCCAGACCACCCGCCTGGCCCGCACCCTGCTCGCGCGCTTCGGCGTCCAGGTGCTGGAGGCCCCGCTCTCCGAGCTGGCCGAGGCGGCCCGCACCGCCCCCTCCAACGTGAAGGTGCTGCTCTTCGAGACCCCCACCAACCCGACCATGCGGGTGGTGGACGTGGGGGCGGTGGCGGCCGCCTGCCGGGCGCGCGGCATCCTCTCGCTGCTCGACGCCACCTTCGCCACCCCCATCAACCTGCGGCCGGCGCTGCTCGGCGTGGACCTGGTGCTGCACAGCGCCACCAAGTACCTGAACGGCCACTGCGACCACCTGGCCGGCGTGGTGGCGGGGAATAGGCGGGTGCTGGCGCCGGTCTTCGAGGTGCGCCGGACGGCCGGCGGGAACATGGATCCGGCGGTGGCCTACGACCTCATCCGCGGCATGAAGACCCTGGAGGTGCGGGTGGAGCGGCAGAACGCCACCGCCCTCTCCCTGGCCGAGGCGCTGGAGCGCCACCCCGCGGTGGAGCGGGTGCACTACCCCTTCCTGGCCTCCCACCCGGACCACGCCCTGGCGCGCCGCCTGCTGCGCGGCGGCGGCGGCGTCCTCTCGCTCTCGGTGAAGGGCGGCTACCAGGCCTGCGCCCGGGTGCACGACGCGCTCCGCATCGTGGCGCGCGCCTCCTCGCTGGGCGGCGTGGAGAGCCTGGCGTCGATCCCGGTCATCTCCTCCCACCGCAACGCCACGCCGGCCGAGCTGGCCGCGCAGGGCATCGACCGCGGGCTGCTCAGGCTGTCGGTGGGGCTGGAGGACCGCGACGACCTGCTCGCCGACCTGACCCAGGCGCTGGGGAAGGCGTGA
- a CDS encoding DUF4292 domain-containing protein produces the protein MSQGRRPARPGRAATPARRPPGAAALALGLLLLSACLPRLRPPPPELPLDPAALLAEVRAAQARVQTVQGEARVVVEGPQGSGGVDQFLAAEKPGRLRVESHDFFGNVLSVLAVDGPELFLYDARERVLYRGAASAANVARLVPVALPPADLVTVLCGSAPVLDGLPLDASPVDGALRLTLKRGDEAQRLDVGAGAAVLRARLSRLGAVSLELDLTGHRPLGGAALPTQLAARAPLQRTALTLRWKSLEVNAPLDPALFRLAPPDGARVVDLDATAP, from the coding sequence GTGAGCCAGGGCCGGCGTCCGGCGCGACCCGGCCGCGCCGCCACCCCGGCCCGGCGCCCGCCCGGGGCCGCCGCCCTGGCGCTCGGGCTGCTCCTCCTCTCCGCCTGCCTGCCCCGGCTGCGCCCGCCGCCGCCGGAGCTGCCGCTCGACCCGGCGGCGCTGCTGGCGGAGGTGCGCGCCGCCCAGGCGCGCGTCCAGACGGTGCAGGGCGAGGCCCGCGTGGTGGTGGAGGGGCCGCAGGGCAGCGGCGGGGTGGACCAGTTCCTGGCGGCCGAGAAGCCGGGGCGGCTGCGCGTCGAGAGCCACGACTTCTTCGGCAACGTCCTCTCGGTGCTGGCCGTGGACGGCCCCGAGCTCTTCCTCTACGACGCCCGCGAGCGGGTCCTCTACCGGGGCGCCGCCAGCGCCGCCAACGTGGCGCGCCTGGTGCCGGTGGCGCTGCCGCCGGCCGACCTGGTGACCGTGCTGTGCGGGTCGGCGCCCGTCCTGGACGGCCTCCCGCTGGACGCCTCGCCGGTGGACGGGGCGCTGCGGCTGACGCTCAAGCGCGGCGACGAGGCCCAGCGGCTCGACGTGGGCGCCGGCGCGGCGGTGCTGCGGGCGCGCCTGAGCCGCCTGGGCGCGGTGTCGCTGGAGCTCGACCTCACCGGCCACCGGCCCCTCGGCGGGGCCGCCCTGCCGACCCAGCTGGCGGCCCGCGCCCCGCTGCAGCGCACCGCCCTGACCCTGCGCTGGAAGTCGCTGGAGGTGAACGCGCCCCTCGACCCCGCCCTCTTCCGCCTCGCCCCGCCCGACGGCGCGCGCGTCGTGGACCTCGACGCCACCGCCCCCTGA